One Scophthalmus maximus strain ysfricsl-2021 chromosome 9, ASM2237912v1, whole genome shotgun sequence genomic region harbors:
- the aga gene encoding N(4)-(beta-N-acetylglucosaminyl)-L-asparaginase isoform X3, with translation MFTSIVLCTFASLLPLGHASLPLVINTWPFKNATAAALQLKRTAWRVLQSGGSVLDAVERGCARCEVEQCDGSVGYGGSPDESGETTLDALIMNGDTMEVGAVAGLRRIKNAIGVARAVMERTDHTLLVGQSASVFAENMGFVAEDLTTNKSLNIFSQWLQSNCQPNYRKNVFPDPSASCGPYEPRATLKRTKRAQHASRLSHDTIGMLAVDRDGHMAAGTSTNGMTHKVPGRVGDSPIVGAGAYADSSAGGAAATGDGDIMMRFLPRAGRVWQSQKIYFYFSFIYPG, from the exons ATGTTTACGTCAATCGTCCTCTGCACGTTCGCCTCGCTGCTCCCACTCGGTCACGCATCGCTCCCGCTCGTCATCAACACGTGGCCTTTCAAGAACGCGACGGCTGCAG caCTGCAGCTTAAGCGTACAG CGTGGCGCGTCCTGCAGTCCGGTGGCTCGGTGTTGGATGCGGTGGAGAGGGGTTGCGCCCGCTGTGAAGTGGAGCAGTGTGACGGTAGTGTGGGCTATGGCGGCAGCCCAGATGAGTCCGGAGAGACCACGCTGGACGCCCTGATCATGAATGG GGATACAATGGAGGTGGGTGCAGTGGCAGGCCTGAGAAGAATCAAGAATGCCATTGGAGTAGCAAGGGCCGTGATGGAGCGCACTGATCACACACTGCTGGTGGGACAGTCAG CTTCCGTGTTTGCTGAAAACATGGGCTTCGTGGCGGAAGACCTGACTACCAACAAatctttgaatattttctcacagTGGCTGCAGAGCAACTGCCAACCTAATTATCGAAAG AATGTGTTTCCGGATCCTTCCGCGTCCTGTGGACCCTACGAGCCCAGGGCGACGCTGAAAAGGACGAAGAGGGCACAGCATGCTAGTAGGCTCTCCCATGACACCATAG GGATGCTTGCCGTTGATCGAGACGGTCACATGGCGGCTGGCACGTCAACCAATGGAATGACTCACAAAGTTCCAGG TCGTGTTGGGGACTCTCCAATAGTTGGAGCAGGGGCCTACGCAGACAGCTCAGCTGGCGGTGCTGCCGCTACTGGAGACGGCGATATCATGATGCGCTTCCTACCAAG ggcTGGGCGAGTGTGGCAGTCtcagaagatttatttttatttcagctttatttATCCAGGATAG
- the aga gene encoding N(4)-(beta-N-acetylglucosaminyl)-L-asparaginase isoform X1: MFTSIVLCTFASLLPLGHASLPLVINTWPFKNATAAALQLKRTAWRVLQSGGSVLDAVERGCARCEVEQCDGSVGYGGSPDESGETTLDALIMNGDTMEVGAVAGLRRIKNAIGVARAVMERTDHTLLVGQSASVFAENMGFVAEDLTTNKSLNIFSQWLQSNCQPNYRKNVFPDPSASCGPYEPRATLKRTKRAQHASRLSHDTIGMLAVDRDGHMAAGTSTNGMTHKVPGRVGDSPIVGAGAYADSSAGGAAATGDGDIMMRFLPSYLAVELMRAGADPSAACKMAISRIKRHYSEFFGAIICANTTGHYGAACNKTPGFTRFHYMVSNSKSDAPLLKSVDCV, from the exons ATGTTTACGTCAATCGTCCTCTGCACGTTCGCCTCGCTGCTCCCACTCGGTCACGCATCGCTCCCGCTCGTCATCAACACGTGGCCTTTCAAGAACGCGACGGCTGCAG caCTGCAGCTTAAGCGTACAG CGTGGCGCGTCCTGCAGTCCGGTGGCTCGGTGTTGGATGCGGTGGAGAGGGGTTGCGCCCGCTGTGAAGTGGAGCAGTGTGACGGTAGTGTGGGCTATGGCGGCAGCCCAGATGAGTCCGGAGAGACCACGCTGGACGCCCTGATCATGAATGG GGATACAATGGAGGTGGGTGCAGTGGCAGGCCTGAGAAGAATCAAGAATGCCATTGGAGTAGCAAGGGCCGTGATGGAGCGCACTGATCACACACTGCTGGTGGGACAGTCAG CTTCCGTGTTTGCTGAAAACATGGGCTTCGTGGCGGAAGACCTGACTACCAACAAatctttgaatattttctcacagTGGCTGCAGAGCAACTGCCAACCTAATTATCGAAAG AATGTGTTTCCGGATCCTTCCGCGTCCTGTGGACCCTACGAGCCCAGGGCGACGCTGAAAAGGACGAAGAGGGCACAGCATGCTAGTAGGCTCTCCCATGACACCATAG GGATGCTTGCCGTTGATCGAGACGGTCACATGGCGGCTGGCACGTCAACCAATGGAATGACTCACAAAGTTCCAGG TCGTGTTGGGGACTCTCCAATAGTTGGAGCAGGGGCCTACGCAGACAGCTCAGCTGGCGGTGCTGCCGCTACTGGAGACGGCGATATCATGATGCGCTTCCTACCAAG CTACTTGGCCGTGGAGCTGATGAGGGCCGGGGCAGATCCCTCGGCAGCCTGCAAGATGGCCATTTCCAGAATCAAGAGGCATTACTCCGAGTTCTTTGGAGCCATCATCTGTGCTAACACAACAGGCCATTATG GTGCAGCCTGTAACAAAACCCCAGGCTTCACGCGATTCCACTACATGGTGTCAAACTCCAAGTCAGACGCGCCGCTCCTGAAATCCGTGGACTGCGTCTGA
- the aga gene encoding N(4)-(beta-N-acetylglucosaminyl)-L-asparaginase isoform X2, with the protein MFTSIVLCTFASLLPLGHASLPLVINTWPFKNATAAAWRVLQSGGSVLDAVERGCARCEVEQCDGSVGYGGSPDESGETTLDALIMNGDTMEVGAVAGLRRIKNAIGVARAVMERTDHTLLVGQSASVFAENMGFVAEDLTTNKSLNIFSQWLQSNCQPNYRKNVFPDPSASCGPYEPRATLKRTKRAQHASRLSHDTIGMLAVDRDGHMAAGTSTNGMTHKVPGRVGDSPIVGAGAYADSSAGGAAATGDGDIMMRFLPSYLAVELMRAGADPSAACKMAISRIKRHYSEFFGAIICANTTGHYGAACNKTPGFTRFHYMVSNSKSDAPLLKSVDCV; encoded by the exons ATGTTTACGTCAATCGTCCTCTGCACGTTCGCCTCGCTGCTCCCACTCGGTCACGCATCGCTCCCGCTCGTCATCAACACGTGGCCTTTCAAGAACGCGACGGCTGCAG CGTGGCGCGTCCTGCAGTCCGGTGGCTCGGTGTTGGATGCGGTGGAGAGGGGTTGCGCCCGCTGTGAAGTGGAGCAGTGTGACGGTAGTGTGGGCTATGGCGGCAGCCCAGATGAGTCCGGAGAGACCACGCTGGACGCCCTGATCATGAATGG GGATACAATGGAGGTGGGTGCAGTGGCAGGCCTGAGAAGAATCAAGAATGCCATTGGAGTAGCAAGGGCCGTGATGGAGCGCACTGATCACACACTGCTGGTGGGACAGTCAG CTTCCGTGTTTGCTGAAAACATGGGCTTCGTGGCGGAAGACCTGACTACCAACAAatctttgaatattttctcacagTGGCTGCAGAGCAACTGCCAACCTAATTATCGAAAG AATGTGTTTCCGGATCCTTCCGCGTCCTGTGGACCCTACGAGCCCAGGGCGACGCTGAAAAGGACGAAGAGGGCACAGCATGCTAGTAGGCTCTCCCATGACACCATAG GGATGCTTGCCGTTGATCGAGACGGTCACATGGCGGCTGGCACGTCAACCAATGGAATGACTCACAAAGTTCCAGG TCGTGTTGGGGACTCTCCAATAGTTGGAGCAGGGGCCTACGCAGACAGCTCAGCTGGCGGTGCTGCCGCTACTGGAGACGGCGATATCATGATGCGCTTCCTACCAAG CTACTTGGCCGTGGAGCTGATGAGGGCCGGGGCAGATCCCTCGGCAGCCTGCAAGATGGCCATTTCCAGAATCAAGAGGCATTACTCCGAGTTCTTTGGAGCCATCATCTGTGCTAACACAACAGGCCATTATG GTGCAGCCTGTAACAAAACCCCAGGCTTCACGCGATTCCACTACATGGTGTCAAACTCCAAGTCAGACGCGCCGCTCCTGAAATCCGTGGACTGCGTCTGA